A window of the Mesorhizobium opportunistum WSM2075 genome harbors these coding sequences:
- a CDS encoding NAD(P)/FAD-dependent oxidoreductase produces MSESSLPRSLYRETAGGTGSYPTLAGAQRARIAIVGGGFTGLSTALHLAEAGDDVAVLEAQQPGWGASGRNGGQANPGLKYDPDTIEAMFGPELGLRMIDFSYGAPDFTFGLIKRLSIACEARQNGTIRAAIRPKPEAAVRATAAQCARRGMPVDMLDAKAMAARTGTDRYTSGMFDARGGDLHPLKYSLGLAAAAQSAGARIFGGSEVFALKRRAGRWVLKTTGGTVSAEKVLIATNGYTGALWPGLEQSLVPVFSAIAATEPLTPAIAAAILPERPVVYEAGNITVYYRIDAERRLLMGGRGPMSPIENASAIRYLTDYALRLWPALAGVRWTHGWNGRVAITKDHLLHVHEPEDGVLICLGYNGRGVAMASAMGAALAQRLRGDETSPFPMPISPLKPIRFHRFWPLGVKAAILSGRLKDRFGL; encoded by the coding sequence ATGTCCGAGAGCAGCCTGCCCAGGAGCCTCTACCGCGAAACGGCAGGCGGCACCGGTAGTTATCCCACGCTCGCCGGCGCGCAGCGGGCAAGGATCGCCATTGTCGGCGGCGGCTTCACAGGCCTTTCGACCGCCTTGCATCTGGCGGAAGCCGGCGACGACGTTGCCGTGCTCGAGGCTCAGCAGCCGGGTTGGGGCGCTTCGGGCAGAAATGGCGGCCAGGCCAATCCCGGTCTCAAATACGACCCCGACACGATCGAGGCAATGTTCGGCCCAGAGCTGGGGCTGCGGATGATCGATTTCTCCTATGGCGCGCCGGATTTCACCTTCGGCCTCATCAAGCGCCTGTCGATCGCCTGCGAGGCGCGGCAGAACGGTACCATACGCGCGGCCATCCGGCCGAAGCCGGAAGCCGCCGTTCGGGCCACGGCCGCCCAATGCGCGCGGCGAGGCATGCCGGTCGACATGCTGGACGCAAAGGCGATGGCGGCACGAACCGGAACCGACAGATATACATCCGGCATGTTCGATGCCCGCGGCGGCGACCTCCATCCCTTGAAATACAGCCTTGGCCTGGCTGCCGCCGCGCAGAGCGCCGGCGCGCGGATTTTTGGCGGCAGCGAAGTCTTCGCGCTGAAGAGGAGGGCTGGACGGTGGGTGCTCAAAACCACCGGCGGCACCGTCAGCGCCGAGAAGGTGCTTATCGCGACCAACGGCTATACAGGCGCCCTATGGCCAGGGCTTGAGCAGTCCCTTGTTCCTGTGTTCAGCGCGATTGCGGCGACCGAACCGCTTACACCGGCGATCGCGGCCGCAATCCTGCCCGAAAGGCCCGTCGTCTACGAAGCCGGCAACATCACCGTGTACTACCGCATCGATGCCGAGAGGCGCCTTCTCATGGGCGGCCGGGGACCGATGAGCCCGATCGAAAATGCCTCCGCCATTCGCTATCTCACCGACTATGCACTGCGGCTTTGGCCGGCGCTTGCGGGGGTACGGTGGACACATGGCTGGAATGGCCGGGTCGCAATCACCAAGGACCATCTCCTGCACGTTCACGAGCCGGAAGATGGCGTGCTGATCTGCCTTGGCTATAACGGCCGTGGCGTCGCCATGGCCTCGGCGATGGGCGCCGCCCTGGCGCAGCGCCTGCGCGGTGATGAGACGTCGCCGTTTCCCATGCCGATATCGCCGCTCAAGCCAATCCGGTTTCACCGCTTCTGGCCGCTCGGCGTGAAGGCAGCGATCCTTTCGGGGCGACTGAAGGACCGGTTCGGCCTCTGA
- a CDS encoding zinc-dependent alcohol dehydrogenase: MKAARLYGPGDLRVEDIATPGIPDVGWVKLRVDAAGICGSDLHNFRTGQWISRSPSTAGHELTGTVIAIGEGVDTVSVGDRVVADSRFWCGDCAQCRAGRRHLCGSLGFVGEICDGAFAEQAMLPARLLHVIDADLDERVAAMAEPLAVALHAVRRLPKTTGSVLVVGCGPIGGLAALLLSQTFAGTVLVADRNQARCARVAQVTGATIVDLDRDAIAAATANAPLLAAVEATGSIAAFNQLLGVLDSGSAVAMVGIFHGRLDIDPNLLVEREIALLGCHAFADELPDAVRMLGELSEPLLALIDREIGLDEVPAAYERLLAGRSDGLKTIIRMRQPVEPALIFDKLAERILT, encoded by the coding sequence ATGAAGGCGGCACGACTTTATGGCCCCGGTGATCTGCGCGTCGAAGATATAGCCACGCCAGGGATTCCGGATGTGGGCTGGGTGAAGCTCAGGGTCGATGCCGCCGGCATCTGCGGTTCGGACCTGCACAATTTCCGCACCGGGCAGTGGATAAGCCGCTCGCCATCGACGGCCGGCCATGAGCTGACCGGCACGGTGATCGCCATCGGCGAGGGCGTCGATACCGTCTCCGTCGGCGACAGGGTGGTTGCCGATTCCCGGTTCTGGTGCGGGGACTGCGCGCAATGCCGCGCCGGCAGGCGGCATCTCTGCGGGTCGCTGGGTTTCGTCGGAGAAATCTGCGACGGCGCCTTTGCCGAACAGGCCATGTTGCCCGCACGTCTGCTGCATGTCATCGATGCCGACCTTGACGAGCGGGTCGCGGCGATGGCCGAGCCGCTTGCGGTGGCGCTGCACGCGGTGCGGCGCCTGCCAAAGACGACGGGCTCGGTGCTTGTTGTCGGCTGCGGGCCGATTGGCGGTCTTGCCGCGCTGCTGCTGTCGCAAACCTTCGCCGGCACGGTGCTGGTCGCCGACCGCAACCAGGCCCGCTGCGCCCGTGTGGCCCAGGTGACTGGAGCCACGATTGTCGATCTCGACCGCGATGCCATTGCTGCGGCAACCGCCAACGCCCCGCTGCTGGCGGCCGTCGAGGCGACGGGCAGCATCGCCGCATTCAACCAGTTGCTCGGCGTGCTCGATTCCGGCAGCGCGGTGGCGATGGTCGGCATCTTCCATGGTCGCCTCGACATCGATCCCAACCTTCTGGTCGAACGCGAGATCGCTTTGCTGGGATGCCATGCCTTCGCCGACGAACTGCCCGACGCGGTGCGGATGCTGGGTGAACTCAGCGAACCGCTGCTCGCCCTGATCGATCGCGAGATCGGCCTGGACGAGGTTCCGGCTGCTTATGAACGGCTGTTGGCGGGGCGCAGCGATGGCTTGAAAACAATCATCCGCATGCGGCAACCTGTTGAGCCCGCTTTGATTTTCGACAAATTGGCGGAAAGGATTTTGACATGA
- the hutC gene encoding histidine utilization repressor, with translation MIDLPDTASPLYEKVKDYILTNIGTGRWGKDRKLPSENELVVSLGVSRMTVHRALRELTAAGFLIRLQGVGTFIAPPRPQSTLIEINNIAAEIVERGNRHRSEVLVLETIMPSKELALSFEFPKRVSIYHSVVVNFENDLPVQLEERFVNPSLIPDYDKQDFTKTATYDYLMQKTPVTEVEHIISAIPADKETARHLGIDVGSCCLLLHRRTWTGAVVATISKLTYAGSRYSLGSRYSPSRTN, from the coding sequence ATGATCGATTTGCCCGATACGGCGAGCCCGCTCTACGAGAAGGTGAAGGATTATATCCTGACCAACATCGGAACGGGCCGGTGGGGCAAGGATCGCAAGCTGCCGTCCGAGAATGAGTTGGTGGTTTCGCTTGGTGTGTCGCGAATGACGGTTCACCGCGCCCTGCGGGAACTGACCGCGGCGGGATTCCTGATCCGATTGCAAGGTGTCGGCACGTTTATCGCGCCGCCTCGGCCCCAGTCGACGCTGATCGAGATCAACAACATCGCGGCAGAGATCGTCGAGCGCGGCAACAGGCATCGCTCCGAGGTTCTCGTCCTCGAAACGATCATGCCGTCGAAGGAGCTCGCGCTGTCGTTCGAGTTTCCAAAGCGGGTCTCGATCTATCATTCGGTGGTCGTCAATTTCGAGAACGACCTGCCGGTTCAATTGGAAGAGCGCTTCGTCAATCCGAGCCTGATCCCAGACTACGACAAACAGGATTTCACCAAGACGGCGACCTATGACTACCTCATGCAGAAGACCCCGGTGACCGAGGTCGAGCACATCATCTCCGCGATTCCGGCCGACAAGGAGACGGCGCGGCATCTGGGCATCGATGTCGGCAGCTGTTGCCTTCTCCTGCACCGCCGCACGTGGACGGGCGCGGTCGTCGCCACGATCAGCAAGCTCACCTACGCCGGCAGCCGCTATTCGCTCGGCAGTCGCTATTCCCCCTCCAGAACCAATTGA
- the hisD gene encoding histidinol dehydrogenase — protein sequence MSDVSFHDLSSLDATQRAGLLKRAEGDLSVFVEKVRPIIQAVKDEGDAALIRFARELDKADVAEGGLKVSEAEFDAAFDKVEKDVVESIGFGIDNIRRFHEEQKPETMWLKEVRPGAYAGDRYTPIASVALYVPRGKGAFPSVTMMTSVPAVIAGVPRIAIVTPPTSDGSVDAATLVAARLAGVSTVYKCGGAQAVAAVAYGTETVQPALKIVGPGSPWVVAAKSVLSSIINTGLPAGPSEAIIFADDSVDGGLAALDLLIEAEHGPDSSAYLVTHSRKVAEAALAALPEHWSRMTEQRVEFSRAVLTGKRGGIVLTASLEDSYRFINDYAPEHLEILSKEPFAHLGHITEAAEILMGPHTPVTLANFVLGPNAVLPTSRWARTYGPLSVTDFVKRSSVGYVTSAAYPELARHARRLARYEGFSSHENAVSEIRDRYLAG from the coding sequence ATGTCCGACGTCAGCTTCCACGATCTGTCATCGCTCGATGCCACCCAGCGGGCCGGCCTTCTGAAACGCGCCGAGGGCGATCTGTCGGTCTTCGTCGAAAAGGTCCGCCCGATCATCCAGGCCGTCAAGGACGAGGGCGACGCCGCTTTGATCCGCTTCGCCAGGGAACTCGACAAGGCCGATGTGGCCGAAGGCGGACTGAAGGTGTCGGAGGCCGAGTTCGACGCGGCATTCGACAAGGTCGAGAAGGATGTCGTGGAAAGCATCGGCTTCGGCATCGACAACATCAGGCGCTTCCATGAAGAGCAGAAGCCGGAAACGATGTGGCTCAAGGAAGTCCGGCCGGGCGCCTATGCCGGCGACCGGTACACGCCGATCGCCTCCGTGGCGCTTTACGTGCCGCGCGGCAAGGGTGCATTTCCCTCGGTGACGATGATGACATCGGTACCGGCTGTCATCGCCGGCGTGCCGCGGATCGCGATCGTGACGCCGCCGACATCGGATGGTTCGGTGGACGCTGCGACCTTGGTCGCCGCTCGCCTCGCCGGGGTGAGTACCGTCTACAAATGCGGCGGCGCGCAAGCGGTCGCCGCCGTCGCCTACGGCACCGAGACCGTGCAGCCGGCACTCAAGATCGTCGGCCCCGGCAGCCCCTGGGTGGTGGCGGCCAAGAGCGTGCTGTCCTCGATCATCAACACCGGCCTGCCCGCCGGCCCGTCGGAAGCGATCATCTTTGCCGACGACAGCGTCGACGGTGGCCTTGCCGCGCTCGATCTTTTGATCGAGGCCGAGCATGGCCCGGATTCCTCGGCCTATCTGGTGACCCACAGCCGCAAGGTCGCCGAGGCAGCGCTTGCGGCACTTCCTGAACATTGGTCGCGGATGACCGAACAGCGCGTCGAATTCTCGCGCGCGGTGCTGACCGGAAAGCGTGGCGGCATCGTGCTGACCGCGTCGCTGGAAGACAGCTACCGTTTCATCAACGACTATGCGCCCGAACATCTGGAAATCTTGTCGAAGGAGCCGTTCGCGCATCTCGGGCACATCACCGAGGCGGCCGAAATCCTCATGGGACCGCATACGCCGGTGACGCTTGCCAATTTCGTCCTCGGGCCGAACGCGGTGCTGCCGACCAGCCGCTGGGCGCGAACCTATGGGCCGCTCTCGGTGACGGATTTCGTCAAGCGCTCGTCGGTTGGCTATGTCACCTCGGCCGCCTATCCGGAACTGGCGCGGCACGCCCGCAGACTCGCCCGTTACGAGGGTTTCAGCTCGCATGAAAACGCGGTCTCGGAGATCCGCGACCGCTACCTTGCCGGCTGA
- a CDS encoding ABC transporter substrate-binding protein: MPVQQRVTHRSKQSPANPILATALLSLSLITMPGIGHADGITLKVFGGSALDELAPRQPPDEQKKIQQQVIDGFLRANPEVTAVEWDAQGPQTDSIQRLMTAKLANQEMDLIACPAFYTNGAYVRRKLVMPITDKIKPFQDRIDAAALGAFTISGQVYGVPISTLSTSTIFYNVDLFQKLAIPVPPTYDDLKAAVPKFKADGVIPLLHQGSNTVMWPMWYFETFSQASGDAVAKTQKNLEGTAKFTDAPDVEGFKLIKQWVDDGILSKDSLSVDQDGMRAAFAAGKSAMYYGGTWEVPSLQTSVKNFKWGVFAFPKMDGTPGAPGHGGGADNGMCVSSSIPPEKLDAAVKFIEYLTKPEVATLYLAPEQPIAASIKGVPQVDDAYAVELRKQAFPSTIKFLDWIWPSEVATATASAIAGIVGGTTTPEDAATSIQTTFDDLKAQGNWPPK, encoded by the coding sequence ATGCCCGTTCAGCAGAGAGTGACCCATCGTTCAAAACAAAGCCCCGCCAACCCCATCCTTGCCACCGCCCTGCTAAGCCTCAGCCTGATCACAATGCCCGGCATAGGCCATGCCGATGGGATCACACTCAAGGTTTTCGGCGGCTCGGCGCTTGACGAACTCGCGCCGCGCCAACCGCCGGACGAGCAGAAGAAGATCCAGCAGCAGGTCATCGATGGGTTCCTCAGGGCCAACCCCGAGGTGACCGCTGTCGAATGGGACGCGCAGGGGCCACAGACCGATTCGATCCAGCGCCTGATGACCGCCAAGCTTGCAAACCAGGAAATGGACCTGATCGCCTGCCCGGCCTTCTACACCAACGGCGCCTACGTCCGGCGCAAGCTGGTCATGCCCATCACCGACAAGATTAAGCCGTTCCAGGACCGGATCGACGCCGCGGCACTTGGCGCCTTCACCATCAGCGGCCAGGTCTACGGCGTGCCGATCTCGACGCTCTCGACGTCGACGATCTTCTACAATGTCGACCTCTTCCAGAAACTCGCCATCCCGGTGCCGCCGACCTATGACGACCTGAAGGCGGCGGTGCCGAAATTCAAGGCCGACGGCGTGATCCCGCTTCTGCATCAGGGCTCGAACACCGTGATGTGGCCGATGTGGTATTTCGAAACCTTCTCGCAGGCCTCGGGCGATGCCGTCGCCAAGACCCAGAAGAACCTCGAGGGCACGGCGAAGTTCACCGATGCGCCCGATGTCGAAGGGTTCAAGCTGATCAAGCAGTGGGTCGATGACGGCATCCTTTCCAAGGATTCGCTCTCGGTCGACCAGGACGGCATGCGTGCGGCCTTCGCCGCCGGCAAGAGCGCCATGTATTATGGCGGAACCTGGGAAGTCCCCTCGCTCCAGACCAGCGTCAAGAACTTCAAATGGGGCGTCTTTGCCTTTCCTAAAATGGACGGAACGCCGGGGGCGCCGGGCCATGGCGGCGGTGCCGACAACGGCATGTGCGTTTCCTCGTCGATCCCGCCCGAGAAGCTCGATGCCGCCGTCAAGTTCATCGAATATCTGACTAAGCCGGAGGTGGCGACGCTCTATCTTGCACCGGAGCAGCCGATCGCGGCCTCGATCAAGGGGGTGCCGCAGGTCGACGATGCCTATGCCGTCGAACTGCGCAAGCAAGCCTTCCCGAGCACGATCAAGTTCCTCGACTGGATCTGGCCGTCGGAAGTCGCGACGGCCACGGCTTCGGCCATCGCCGGCATCGTCGGCGGCACGACGACGCCCGAGGATGCCGCCACCTCGATCCAAACCACCTTCGACGACCTCAAGGCCCAGGGCAATTGGCCGCCGAAGTAA
- a CDS encoding sugar phosphate isomerase/epimerase family protein, whose translation MTQTRAERQRFSIGYHLNSWDLTGLPLGPAIKFLAEQGFGWFEILAFTSLSDQYARKYMQLGNQAPMGVTTDTDILRRYALLSEGQSEHGIKLSSFYVNAIFTNPVAWPYERDVLVALTRMLRGFGSPVLVLGGGPSEAIAGAHTADDYRAFCRALEDVGRRTKDLGIETVYHPHLDTFIERRDQLDRMMDELDTDLAGLCIDPAHLAHTNSDPVDAVRTYISAVRYMHFKDTRVDPGLKGYDRYGAFCELGAGVVDLAGIVDVLLEANYDGLAIIELDASKKTAEQSALESIAYTRDTLGLVLTPQSAKAA comes from the coding sequence ATGACGCAGACTCGCGCCGAGCGGCAGCGCTTCTCGATCGGCTATCACCTGAACAGCTGGGACCTGACCGGCCTTCCGCTCGGGCCGGCCATCAAATTCCTGGCCGAACAGGGTTTCGGCTGGTTCGAGATCCTCGCCTTCACCAGCCTTTCGGACCAGTACGCCCGCAAATACATGCAGCTCGGCAATCAGGCGCCAATGGGGGTGACCACCGACACCGACATCCTGCGGCGCTATGCACTGCTCTCGGAAGGCCAGAGCGAGCATGGCATCAAGCTCTCCTCCTTCTACGTCAATGCGATCTTCACCAACCCTGTCGCCTGGCCTTACGAACGCGACGTGCTGGTGGCGCTGACCAGGATGCTCAGGGGTTTTGGGTCACCGGTGCTGGTTCTCGGTGGCGGTCCCTCGGAAGCCATCGCCGGCGCCCACACGGCCGACGACTACCGCGCCTTTTGCCGGGCCCTGGAGGATGTCGGCAGGCGGACAAAGGACCTCGGCATTGAGACGGTCTATCACCCGCATCTCGATACCTTTATCGAGCGCCGCGACCAGCTCGATCGTATGATGGATGAGCTCGATACCGATCTTGCCGGCCTGTGCATCGATCCGGCCCATCTTGCCCACACCAATTCCGATCCTGTGGACGCGGTCAGGACCTACATTTCGGCCGTGCGCTACATGCATTTCAAGGATACCAGGGTGGACCCGGGCCTGAAGGGCTATGACCGCTATGGCGCCTTTTGCGAACTCGGCGCCGGCGTCGTCGATCTCGCCGGCATCGTCGACGTGTTGCTGGAGGCCAATTACGACGGTCTCGCCATCATCGAGCTGGATGCGTCGAAGAAGACGGCGGAGCAAAGCGCGCTGGAAAGCATCGCCTATACCAGGGACACGCTCGGGCTGGTGCTGACGCCGCAAAGCGCGAAGGCCGCATGA
- a CDS encoding SDR family NAD(P)-dependent oxidoreductase — MRNASLFDLSGRKALVTGASRGIGRSIAEALSAAGADVAVTARSLASLDETIAAIRAAGGVAHAVALDVTDVGRCRAATAEAASLLGGLDILVNNAGMEEVRPSLDVDEALWDRIVDTNLKGAFFCAQAAARQMRDAGRPGVIINLCSLTSEVGIPTAVPYGSSKSGLLGMTRALAAEWADLGIRVNAIAPGYFRTAMTDVFYSSEAWQQSMLAKIPQHRFGDLRDLHGVAVFLASDAAAYITGQSIPVDGGFLASI, encoded by the coding sequence ATGCGCAATGCTTCTCTCTTCGACCTCTCCGGCAGGAAAGCGCTTGTCACCGGTGCCAGCCGCGGCATCGGGCGCAGCATCGCCGAGGCGCTGAGCGCGGCCGGCGCCGACGTTGCGGTCACGGCGCGCAGCCTGGCCTCCCTCGATGAGACGATAGCGGCCATCCGCGCGGCCGGCGGAGTTGCGCATGCCGTCGCCCTCGACGTCACCGATGTCGGCCGTTGCCGGGCGGCCACCGCCGAGGCTGCTAGCCTGCTGGGCGGTCTCGACATCCTCGTCAACAATGCCGGGATGGAAGAAGTGCGGCCTTCGCTCGATGTCGACGAGGCGCTCTGGGACCGGATCGTCGACACCAATCTCAAAGGAGCCTTCTTCTGCGCCCAGGCAGCGGCGCGGCAGATGCGCGACGCCGGACGGCCCGGCGTCATCATCAATCTATGCTCGCTGACATCCGAAGTCGGCATTCCGACCGCGGTCCCGTACGGCTCGTCCAAGTCGGGCCTGCTCGGCATGACGCGGGCGCTGGCAGCGGAGTGGGCGGATCTGGGCATCAGGGTCAATGCCATTGCCCCGGGCTACTTCAGGACGGCGATGACGGACGTGTTCTACAGCAGCGAGGCGTGGCAGCAGTCGATGTTGGCCAAGATCCCGCAGCATCGTTTCGGCGATCTGCGCGACCTGCACGGCGTAGCCGTGTTCCTTGCCTCGGATGCTGCAGCCTACATCACCGGCCAATCCATTCCGGTGGATGGCGGCTTCCTGGCATCGATCTGA
- a CDS encoding ABC transporter permease yields MPIARSRFLMIAVAVFVGLGLAWWAATGLGWVKPIFLPSPGSVATQIVKLATEGTLWLDLRASMYRISIGFLIASALSIPIGVLIGSFRSWEAAIEPLVDFIRYMPVVAFVPLSILWAGTGDTQKFLIIFIGTFFQQVLMIMDNVKRVPADFIGLGRTLGLPDRKILTRIVVPSALPGIWDTLRISLGWAWTWLVLAELVAATSGLGYRITVSQRYFQTNTIIGYILLLGVLGLITDQVMKALEKVLFRQDGHSQ; encoded by the coding sequence GTGCCGATCGCCAGGTCGCGTTTCCTGATGATCGCGGTGGCCGTCTTTGTCGGGCTTGGTCTCGCCTGGTGGGCGGCGACCGGCCTGGGATGGGTAAAGCCCATCTTCCTGCCGTCGCCGGGCAGTGTCGCGACCCAGATCGTCAAGCTCGCGACCGAGGGTACGTTGTGGCTGGACCTCAGGGCTTCGATGTACCGCATTTCCATCGGTTTCCTCATCGCCTCGGCGCTGTCCATACCGATCGGCGTGCTGATCGGCAGCTTCCGCTCATGGGAAGCGGCCATCGAGCCGCTGGTGGATTTCATCCGCTACATGCCGGTCGTCGCTTTCGTACCCCTCTCCATCCTGTGGGCGGGCACCGGCGATACGCAGAAATTCCTGATCATCTTCATCGGCACCTTCTTCCAGCAGGTGCTGATGATCATGGACAATGTGAAACGGGTGCCAGCCGATTTCATAGGCCTCGGTCGCACGCTCGGCCTGCCGGACCGCAAGATCCTGACGCGCATCGTCGTTCCCAGTGCCTTGCCCGGTATCTGGGATACGCTGCGCATCAGCCTGGGCTGGGCATGGACCTGGCTGGTGCTGGCCGAACTCGTCGCGGCGACATCTGGCCTCGGCTATCGCATCACCGTGTCGCAGCGCTATTTCCAGACAAACACCATCATCGGCTACATCCTGCTGCTCGGCGTGCTCGGCCTCATCACCGACCAGGTCATGAAGGCACTGGAAAAGGTGCTGTTCAGGCAGGATGGCCACTCGCAATGA
- a CDS encoding histidinol-phosphate transaminase, with amino-acid sequence MSKSSHMVRTEVTHLSPYNSGLTIDEVMARYAPARIAKLGSNENPLGPSPTLATIMEAGSEMFRLYPDPAGRKLRQAIGDKYTVAGDQVILGNGSEDLLSVISRAVLRPGDAVVTLYPSFPLHEDYATLMGATVRRVAVNDDLTINVDALTEAVRERPRMLVFSNPMNPVGSWLSGSDLSRVLDAVGDETLIVVDEAYAEYAVGDDYVSSLPCLAKRDRSWIVLRTFSKAFGLAGLRIGFGIVGDPELRALFDRVRTPFNVNAMAQAAALAALADEEHLAKVVALAKAERARVESFLISKGVEVAPSRGNFLFFNCRQNASAFVEGLLREGVIVKPWRQEGYDTYVRVSMGSPLENDHFMAALSQLL; translated from the coding sequence GTGTCGAAATCCTCGCATATGGTCAGAACCGAAGTCACGCATCTGTCGCCTTACAATTCAGGGCTGACAATCGACGAGGTCATGGCGCGATACGCGCCCGCCAGGATCGCCAAGCTAGGTTCGAACGAAAACCCGCTTGGGCCGAGCCCGACCCTGGCGACGATAATGGAGGCCGGCTCCGAGATGTTCCGGCTCTATCCGGACCCCGCAGGGCGCAAGCTCCGCCAGGCGATCGGCGACAAATACACCGTCGCCGGGGATCAGGTCATCCTTGGCAACGGCTCCGAAGACCTTCTCTCCGTCATAAGCCGCGCCGTCTTGCGGCCGGGCGACGCCGTCGTCACACTCTATCCGTCGTTCCCGCTGCACGAAGACTACGCCACGTTGATGGGCGCGACCGTCAGGCGCGTTGCCGTCAACGACGACCTCACGATCAACGTCGATGCGCTGACCGAGGCGGTGCGCGAGCGTCCCCGCATGCTGGTGTTTTCGAACCCGATGAACCCGGTCGGCAGTTGGCTGTCGGGCAGCGATCTGTCGAGGGTGCTGGATGCAGTCGGCGACGAGACGCTGATCGTCGTCGACGAGGCCTATGCCGAATATGCCGTGGGCGACGACTATGTTTCCTCCCTGCCCTGTCTCGCCAAACGTGACCGGTCCTGGATCGTATTGCGGACATTTTCGAAGGCATTTGGCCTAGCGGGCCTGCGCATCGGCTTCGGCATCGTCGGCGACCCGGAGCTGCGTGCGCTGTTTGATCGTGTCCGCACACCGTTCAACGTCAACGCCATGGCCCAGGCCGCAGCACTCGCGGCGCTCGCCGATGAGGAACACCTCGCCAAGGTGGTCGCGCTGGCCAAGGCGGAGAGAGCACGCGTCGAGAGTTTCCTCATCAGCAAGGGCGTCGAGGTCGCGCCTTCCAGAGGCAACTTCCTGTTCTTCAACTGCCGGCAAAATGCCAGCGCATTCGTCGAGGGCTTGCTGCGCGAAGGCGTCATCGTCAAACCCTGGAGACAGGAAGGCTACGACACGTATGTGCGTGTCAGCATGGGCTCACCGTTGGAAAACGATCACTTTATGGCCGCGCTCTCGCAACTGTTGTGA
- a CDS encoding ABC transporter substrate-binding protein: MHKLAGQFRALVMAAAIGLAAAPAAHAADAAIPTTPEAGSFKIGIEPWLGYGQWHVADAKGLFKANGLSDVQIVNFAEDKDINAALASGQLDAANIATHTAMGMVAAGLPVKIVLLLDVSMTADAIIAGKDVTSIADLKGKQVAFEEGTTSDILLKYALSRNGMSVADIQPVPMPAADAGGALIAGQVPVAVTYEPYLTVAMAQNKDVKLLFTAGEDPGLISDVLVVRDEVIKSRPGQVLAMIKTWDAALKDYKADTSGGRAIIAKAVGSDVKDLNTAFDGVRYYSLAENKTALTGDFTTKTFADVEAAAKNAKLLQADVTPEQMIDPSFVKAAE, from the coding sequence ATGCATAAGTTAGCAGGACAATTTCGCGCGCTCGTGATGGCCGCCGCCATCGGGCTCGCTGCCGCCCCGGCAGCCCACGCGGCCGATGCGGCCATTCCCACGACGCCCGAAGCCGGATCGTTCAAGATCGGCATCGAGCCTTGGCTCGGCTACGGCCAGTGGCACGTCGCCGACGCTAAGGGCCTGTTCAAGGCAAACGGACTGTCGGACGTCCAGATCGTCAACTTCGCCGAGGACAAGGACATCAACGCCGCGCTCGCCAGCGGCCAGCTCGACGCCGCCAACATCGCCACCCACACGGCGATGGGCATGGTTGCCGCCGGCCTGCCGGTGAAGATCGTTTTGCTGCTCGATGTCTCCATGACGGCCGACGCCATCATCGCCGGCAAGGACGTCACCTCCATCGCGGACCTCAAAGGCAAGCAGGTCGCTTTCGAGGAAGGCACGACGAGCGACATCCTGCTCAAGTACGCGCTCTCCAGGAACGGCATGTCGGTCGCCGATATCCAGCCGGTTCCAATGCCCGCCGCCGATGCCGGTGGTGCCTTGATCGCGGGCCAGGTACCGGTCGCGGTCACCTACGAGCCGTATCTCACTGTCGCCATGGCGCAGAACAAGGACGTCAAGCTGCTGTTCACCGCAGGCGAGGATCCCGGCCTGATCAGCGACGTGCTGGTGGTGCGCGACGAGGTGATCAAGTCACGGCCCGGCCAGGTGCTGGCCATGATCAAAACCTGGGATGCGGCGCTGAAGGACTACAAGGCCGACACGTCGGGTGGCCGCGCCATCATCGCCAAGGCCGTCGGTTCGGACGTCAAGGATCTCAACACCGCCTTTGATGGCGTGCGTTACTATTCGCTCGCCGAAAACAAGACGGCGCTCACCGGCGACTTCACCACCAAGACATTCGCGGATGTCGAAGCGGCGGCCAAGAACGCCAAGCTGCTGCAGGCCGACGTGACGCCGGAGCAGATGATCGACCCGTCCTTCGTCAAGGCGGCGGAATGA